Proteins encoded by one window of Companilactobacillus ginsenosidimutans:
- a CDS encoding ClC family H(+)/Cl(-) exchange transporter — MKSEKIDVYKLKLLLGGIIVGMLSGIIVSMFRWSIGTSLKWFQGWYVQARSNIVILLILLVFLIIAGIIVGLMLKKEPDISGSGIPQVEAQLDGDLKVKWWSILWRKFVGGIISIGPGLFLGREGPAIQLGASVGQGFGELANVTTPSTKRILIASGAAGGLAAAFNAPLAGCMFVMEEIYHNFSPMVWITALASAVSSNLIALYVFGLTPVLSIPYKFSLPIKYYWHLIILGIILGLLGRLYQKVLLIMPTVYAKTHIPRAYQGIIPLILLLPVGMMYPSYIGGGNGLIVDLNNLKVGFWVLVGIFALRFIFSMISYGSGLPGGIFLPILNLGAIIGAIYAVFMHQTGMLPLSYESNLIIFSMAGYFACISKAPFTAIILVTEMVGSLGHLMPLVVISLVAYIVVDILNGSPIYEALKERLTLNSEYLNRVSKYSDRIEIPVYEGSPIDGMIIREISFPKEVLVIGIYRGERQIIPRGDTMIKSGDRIVMMVNAAQRAKYKRRLTELINGLD; from the coding sequence ATGAAGTCTGAAAAAATTGATGTCTATAAACTTAAGCTTCTACTTGGCGGAATCATCGTGGGGATGCTTTCGGGAATTATTGTGAGCATGTTCCGTTGGTCAATTGGAACATCGTTAAAATGGTTTCAGGGCTGGTACGTGCAGGCTAGAAGTAATATTGTCATCCTACTGATATTGCTAGTTTTTCTAATCATTGCAGGTATAATCGTCGGCCTAATGTTAAAAAAAGAGCCTGACATTTCCGGGTCTGGTATTCCACAAGTTGAAGCTCAACTAGATGGTGACCTCAAAGTAAAATGGTGGTCAATTTTGTGGAGAAAGTTTGTCGGCGGAATCATTAGTATTGGTCCAGGACTATTCCTTGGCCGAGAGGGTCCCGCAATTCAATTAGGAGCCTCAGTTGGACAAGGGTTCGGTGAATTAGCCAACGTGACTACACCAAGTACCAAGAGAATATTGATTGCTAGTGGTGCTGCCGGTGGATTGGCCGCAGCATTCAATGCTCCATTAGCAGGCTGCATGTTTGTAATGGAAGAAATCTATCATAATTTCTCACCAATGGTTTGGATTACCGCGCTAGCAAGTGCAGTTAGCTCAAATTTAATTGCTCTATATGTATTTGGATTAACACCAGTATTGAGCATTCCGTACAAATTTAGCTTACCAATCAAATATTACTGGCATCTAATAATTCTAGGAATCATCCTAGGGCTATTAGGACGCCTGTATCAAAAAGTCTTATTGATCATGCCAACCGTATATGCGAAAACACATATTCCTCGCGCATATCAAGGAATCATCCCGTTAATATTACTTTTACCAGTTGGAATGATGTATCCGAGCTACATCGGTGGTGGTAACGGGTTGATCGTCGATTTAAACAATCTGAAAGTTGGATTCTGGGTACTTGTTGGTATATTTGCACTTAGATTTATTTTCTCGATGATTTCATATGGATCCGGACTACCAGGTGGAATTTTCTTACCTATTCTAAATTTAGGTGCCATCATCGGGGCAATTTATGCGGTGTTTATGCATCAAACGGGAATGTTGCCACTTTCATACGAAAGTAATTTAATTATTTTCTCAATGGCAGGGTACTTCGCTTGTATTAGTAAGGCACCATTTACAGCAATTATTTTAGTAACTGAAATGGTTGGATCTCTTGGCCATTTGATGCCACTTGTTGTTATTTCATTGGTTGCATATATCGTCGTTGATATATTGAACGGTTCACCAATTTATGAGGCGTTGAAAGAACGATTAACCTTGAATTCTGAATACTTGAACCGAGTCAGCAAGTATAGTGATCGAATCGAAATCCCAGTATATGAAGGTAGTCCTATTGACGGCATGATAATTCGTGAGATTAGCTTTCCTAAAGAAGTCCTTGTCATTGGAATCTATCGTGGTGAGCGTCAAATTATTCCTCGTGGCGATACAATGATAAAATCAGGAGATAGAATTGTCATGATGGTTAATGCTGCACAACGTGCAAAATATAAACGTCGATTGACAGAGCTTATCAATGGATTGGACTAG
- the secG gene encoding preprotein translocase subunit SecG, with protein MYNLFEVLLIIVSILIIIAVLMQPSKQQDALNALQGGGGDLFNNQKKRGFEAFMVKVTYVLLVLFFVFALVLVYLSSH; from the coding sequence GTGTATAATCTTTTTGAAGTATTACTAATTATTGTTTCAATACTAATTATCATCGCGGTACTTATGCAACCATCAAAGCAACAAGATGCTTTGAATGCCTTGCAAGGTGGCGGTGGTGACCTATTTAATAACCAAAAGAAGCGTGGATTTGAAGCCTTCATGGTTAAGGTCACATACGTACTGCTAGTACTATTCTTCGTATTTGCACTAGTTTTAGTATATTTATCGTCTCACTAG
- a CDS encoding alpha/beta hydrolase, giving the protein MKIIAPKPFYFENDGPKAVVLLHSLSGTPNDMRLLGRFLQRNGYSAYAPMFAGHGTREPLDIIEQGGPDAWWKQAEEALDFLKSQGKTEFYFFGLSLGAIFATKAVEECPEVIAGGTFGSPLYNTSFKNIRDAFLIYSQKVYELNEISEDQIQAKLQTIDQKIDGFLDSILTETTDVTANLKNINKPYFIGQGTHDDMVDKNGANKVADDVKNADLHFYDAGHVLTINTAHKDLQTDVLNFLEKIEETNA; this is encoded by the coding sequence ATGAAAATAATTGCACCTAAACCTTTTTATTTTGAGAATGATGGACCAAAAGCAGTCGTTTTGTTGCACTCATTATCGGGAACACCAAATGACATGCGACTTCTCGGTCGATTTTTGCAAAGAAATGGGTATTCCGCTTATGCACCAATGTTTGCTGGACATGGCACTAGAGAACCACTAGATATAATTGAACAAGGTGGGCCTGATGCATGGTGGAAACAAGCTGAAGAAGCTTTGGACTTCTTAAAGTCTCAAGGTAAAACAGAATTCTACTTTTTTGGACTATCGCTTGGAGCAATCTTTGCAACAAAAGCAGTCGAAGAATGTCCTGAAGTTATTGCTGGAGGAACATTTGGTTCTCCTTTGTACAACACTAGTTTCAAAAATATTCGTGATGCGTTTTTGATATATTCTCAAAAAGTGTACGAATTGAACGAAATTAGTGAGGATCAAATCCAAGCTAAACTTCAGACTATAGATCAAAAAATCGATGGGTTCTTAGATTCAATTTTGACAGAGACAACTGACGTTACTGCCAATTTGAAAAATATAAATAAGCCATACTTCATTGGACAAGGAACTCACGATGATATGGTAGATAAAAACGGTGCTAATAAAGTTGCCGATGACGTAAAAAACGCTGACCTTCACTTCTATGATGCCGGTCACGTGTTAACTATTAATACAGCTCATAAAGATTTACAAACAGATGTATTAAACTTTTTAGAAAAAATTGAGGAAACAAATGCCTGA
- the rnr gene encoding ribonuclease R has translation MPDKENKLISDILEFFRSNPDRRYTSEQVEDVLRMHGSSAFKRVVKALAVLEGEGKITLTNKDEFKMTQQTQVLEGVFKANEKGFGFVRYDEVDPDAFITRDHTLHAVNGDTVEIQITKPSNPWDDKGPEAKITKIIERSIDKIVGEFHPYSDAQVKKTGHFGYVQSHEKRLASYMIFISDKGLHPQMGDMVQVSIEEYPSDEHPASMEGTALEIIGNKNDPGVDIISIVLDNDINPEFPKDVLQAAEKIPDHVTEADRAGRKDLTKDTVITIDGDDSKDFDDAVEVEKLSSGNFHLAVHIADVTHYVTEGSAIDEEAYARGTSTYLVDRVIPMLPFRLSNGICSLNPGEDRLALTCDMEITGQGEVINYDIFPSVIQSKYRMTYNNVNEILKGDAELTAEYADLVPMLTDMAELHKILFNKRHERGAIDFEETEAQIIVDENGKPIDIKLRNRGVSERMIESFMLAANETVAKNYNLKHVPFLYRVHEKPDEEKVKNFFEFAAAIGVDVHGNLKDINPKMFQSVLSEVTDTPEEAVVTIMLLRSMQQARYSDEALGHFGLAAKYYTHFTSPIRRYPDLIVHRMIHSYAENGFTDKEKEKWGGKLQPIAEHTSSRERKSIDAERAVDDLKKTEYMADKVGEEFDAVVSSVTSFGMFIQLDNTVEGLIHISNMKDDYYEYDEKSMSMHGRSTGKIFKVGQPIKVKLIRADAEQRKIDFERVLSPEEAEKAKQREEEFKKRRASHSRSTFRGKGGNGSRGGGHGRSNDNNKKHGKYESR, from the coding sequence ATGCCTGATAAAGAAAATAAATTAATTTCAGATATTCTGGAATTTTTCAGAAGCAATCCGGATAGACGATACACTTCTGAGCAAGTTGAAGATGTGTTAAGAATGCATGGCTCATCTGCCTTTAAACGTGTTGTTAAAGCTTTGGCTGTCCTTGAAGGTGAGGGTAAAATTACGCTTACTAACAAAGACGAGTTCAAGATGACTCAACAAACTCAAGTATTAGAGGGTGTCTTTAAGGCTAATGAAAAAGGATTTGGCTTCGTTAGATATGACGAAGTTGATCCTGACGCTTTCATTACTAGAGACCATACTTTGCATGCCGTAAATGGCGATACTGTTGAGATTCAAATTACCAAGCCTTCAAATCCTTGGGATGACAAGGGTCCAGAAGCAAAGATTACCAAAATTATTGAACGTTCAATTGATAAAATTGTTGGTGAATTCCATCCATATAGTGACGCTCAAGTTAAAAAGACGGGTCACTTTGGATATGTTCAAAGTCATGAAAAGCGTTTAGCTTCATACATGATTTTCATTTCTGATAAGGGACTTCACCCACAAATGGGTGATATGGTCCAAGTTTCAATTGAGGAATATCCATCTGACGAACATCCAGCAAGTATGGAAGGTACAGCTCTAGAAATCATTGGTAATAAAAATGATCCTGGTGTTGATATTATTTCTATTGTCTTGGATAACGATATTAATCCTGAATTTCCCAAGGACGTACTACAAGCTGCTGAAAAGATTCCTGATCATGTTACTGAAGCCGACCGTGCTGGACGTAAAGACTTGACAAAGGACACAGTTATCACAATCGATGGGGATGACTCAAAAGATTTCGATGATGCCGTGGAAGTTGAAAAACTTTCCAGTGGCAACTTCCATCTTGCCGTTCACATCGCCGATGTTACTCACTATGTCACTGAAGGTTCAGCTATTGATGAGGAAGCTTATGCTCGTGGAACAAGTACTTATTTAGTTGACCGTGTTATTCCAATGTTGCCATTCAGACTTTCCAACGGAATTTGTTCATTGAATCCCGGTGAAGACAGATTGGCACTTACTTGTGATATGGAAATCACTGGTCAAGGCGAAGTTATCAACTACGATATCTTCCCAAGTGTTATTCAATCTAAGTACCGTATGACTTACAACAATGTTAACGAAATCCTCAAAGGTGACGCCGAACTCACAGCAGAATATGCTGACCTAGTTCCAATGCTCACAGATATGGCCGAGTTGCACAAAATTTTATTCAACAAACGTCATGAACGTGGCGCAATTGACTTTGAAGAAACTGAAGCTCAAATCATTGTTGACGAGAATGGTAAGCCTATCGATATTAAACTCAGAAACCGTGGCGTTTCTGAAAGAATGATTGAATCATTCATGTTGGCTGCCAATGAAACGGTTGCTAAGAACTATAACCTGAAGCATGTCCCATTCTTGTACCGTGTCCACGAAAAGCCAGACGAAGAAAAGGTTAAGAACTTCTTCGAATTCGCTGCTGCTATTGGCGTGGATGTCCACGGTAACTTGAAAGATATCAATCCTAAGATGTTCCAAAGCGTTCTATCAGAAGTAACTGATACTCCTGAAGAAGCTGTTGTTACAATTATGTTGTTGAGAAGTATGCAACAAGCTAGATATTCTGACGAAGCCCTAGGTCACTTTGGTTTAGCTGCTAAATACTACACTCACTTTACTTCACCTATCAGACGTTATCCTGACTTGATCGTTCACAGAATGATCCACAGTTATGCTGAAAATGGCTTTACTGATAAGGAAAAAGAGAAGTGGGGCGGCAAACTTCAACCAATTGCTGAACATACATCTAGTCGTGAACGTAAATCAATCGACGCCGAACGTGCTGTTGATGATTTGAAGAAGACTGAATATATGGCTGACAAAGTTGGCGAAGAGTTTGATGCTGTCGTTAGTTCAGTAACTAGCTTCGGTATGTTCATTCAATTGGATAATACTGTTGAAGGTCTAATTCATATCTCAAATATGAAGGATGATTATTACGAATACGACGAGAAGAGCATGTCAATGCACGGTCGTAGTACTGGTAAGATTTTCAAAGTTGGTCAACCAATCAAAGTTAAGTTGATCAGAGCTGACGCCGAACAACGTAAGATCGATTTTGAGCGTGTTCTTTCACCCGAAGAAGCCGAAAAAGCTAAGCAGCGTGAAGAAGAGTTCAAGAAGCGTCGTGCCAGCCACTCACGTAGCACTTTCCGTGGTAAAGGTGGAAATGGTAGCCGTGGTGGCGGACATGGCCGTTCAAATGATAACAACAAGAAACATGGTAAATACGAAAGCAGGTGA
- the smpB gene encoding SsrA-binding protein SmpB, with the protein MKKHHEKSANEVATNRKARHDYNILETYEAGIELTGTEIKSIRARKMNIKDGFVQARNGEMWLENVNIAIYDQGNQFNHDPLRNRRLLLHKKEIRRIAGNTQEKGITVIPLKVYLKNGFAKVLIGVAEGKKQYDKRETIKKRDQEREIQRATKVRY; encoded by the coding sequence GTGAAAAAACATCATGAAAAATCTGCTAATGAAGTAGCAACCAATCGTAAGGCGAGACATGATTACAACATCCTCGAAACTTACGAAGCTGGTATTGAACTAACTGGAACTGAGATCAAATCAATTCGAGCTAGAAAAATGAATATCAAAGACGGATTCGTCCAAGCAAGAAATGGCGAAATGTGGCTTGAGAACGTAAATATTGCAATTTACGATCAAGGTAATCAATTTAACCATGACCCACTTAGAAATCGTCGACTACTGCTTCATAAGAAAGAAATACGTCGTATCGCTGGAAACACTCAAGAAAAAGGAATTACCGTAATCCCATTGAAAGTTTATCTTAAAAATGGTTTTGCCAAAGTTCTAATTGGGGTGGCTGAAGGTAAGAAACAATACGATAAACGTGAGACAATTAAAAAACGTGATCAAGAAAGAGAAATCCAACGTGCTACTAAAGTACGTTATTAG
- a CDS encoding TetR/AcrR family transcriptional regulator has translation MANKKLLARGQLIVTLEDELSIKILDKYTVTHLIKASGYSRSTVYNHFEYIDELYQCYFEEVVIPRIIVDCQSYDDIVIASIDFILLNRVLCLNLYHLNEFMHRENYLINMFADAFNNHEIPLNKLDENQRHLMSGVTFVLRTWFESKFRANRDEVITQLHEQGKVIKQYKKALYTEI, from the coding sequence ATGGCGAATAAAAAACTATTGGCCCGTGGCCAACTTATCGTTACGCTGGAAGATGAACTCTCAATTAAAATATTAGACAAATATACTGTGACCCATTTAATTAAGGCATCTGGGTATAGTCGTAGCACGGTTTATAACCATTTTGAATATATTGATGAACTATATCAGTGCTACTTTGAAGAAGTCGTAATCCCAAGAATTATCGTTGATTGCCAGTCATACGATGATATTGTTATTGCTTCAATAGATTTTATTTTACTTAATCGAGTTTTGTGTTTAAATCTATACCATTTAAATGAATTCATGCATCGTGAAAATTATTTAATCAATATGTTTGCCGATGCATTCAATAATCATGAAATTCCGTTAAACAAATTAGATGAAAATCAACGCCACCTAATGAGTGGAGTTACCTTCGTATTACGAACTTGGTTTGAGTCAAAGTTCCGTGCCAATCGTGATGAAGTAATTACGCAACTTCATGAACAAGGCAAAGTTATCAAGCAATACAAGAAAGCTTTATATACAGAAATCTAA
- a CDS encoding GNAT family N-acetyltransferase has product MFRNAKEDDAEQILPTLFQIFDEMELDVFKEVGNDEMAKVIKEGFSLPEYRYGLDHILVNEIHDKIAAIAISYSEEEEDEIDVPLLKIMRKHGIKQDSLFPDKEAWPGEWYLDSFAVAPEFQNQGIGTRALKGFIDLIRNSGEKVLSLNVDVDNAPAKHVYDKVGFQKVGQLYIGSHLYDHMQFDLTREAANQAI; this is encoded by the coding sequence ATGTTTAGAAATGCTAAAGAGGACGACGCCGAACAGATACTGCCTACTCTTTTCCAAATATTCGATGAAATGGAATTGGATGTTTTTAAAGAAGTAGGTAACGATGAGATGGCTAAAGTCATCAAAGAAGGCTTTTCACTTCCTGAATATCGTTACGGATTGGATCACATTCTTGTTAATGAGATTCACGATAAGATTGCTGCTATTGCAATTAGTTATTCTGAGGAAGAAGAAGACGAAATTGATGTGCCTCTACTAAAAATTATGAGAAAACATGGTATCAAACAGGATTCGTTGTTTCCGGACAAAGAAGCTTGGCCGGGAGAATGGTACTTAGATTCATTCGCCGTTGCACCGGAATTTCAAAATCAGGGGATTGGAACTCGTGCTTTGAAGGGTTTCATCGATTTGATCAGAAATAGTGGGGAAAAGGTTCTGAGTTTAAATGTCGATGTCGACAATGCTCCTGCTAAACATGTTTACGATAAGGTTGGTTTTCAAAAGGTTGGTCAATTGTATATTGGCAGTCATTTGTATGATCATATGCAATTTGATTTAACTAGAGAAGCAGCTAACCAAGCTATATAA
- a CDS encoding Cof-type HAD-IIB family hydrolase, protein MIKIIASDMDGTLLNDEMMISQNNIDTINNATANGIDFLIASGRQLDEAKPFLMNKFHPGYITLNGAEVYNKDEQLVSSNPISTKSVKQITDYLRENNLYFELITDKGVFSNSLAKRTTSIAELLNILNPTTTYDKALADTKEILKHAKTIYVDNYDEILNNPDTKVMKLLAFDKRQQEVFKPLREDLKSIDDIVITSSSPNNIEINSINAQKGIALMEYAKQKGVKPEEVMAIGDNLNDLSMIKAAGIGVAMKNAVPKIAEVADEQTDSNVNDGVAKIINKVIKNNKAVGNRQ, encoded by the coding sequence ATGATTAAAATCATCGCATCCGACATGGATGGGACCTTATTAAATGACGAAATGATGATTTCGCAAAATAATATAGATACAATAAATAATGCCACGGCTAATGGGATTGATTTTTTGATTGCATCTGGAAGACAACTTGATGAGGCCAAGCCCTTCCTGATGAATAAATTTCATCCTGGTTACATCACATTAAACGGTGCCGAAGTTTATAACAAAGATGAACAATTAGTTTCCAGTAACCCCATTTCAACAAAAAGTGTTAAACAAATAACCGACTACTTGCGAGAAAACAATTTATATTTCGAGCTTATCACTGATAAGGGTGTTTTTTCCAATAGTCTGGCAAAAAGAACTACTAGTATCGCCGAGTTGTTGAACATCTTAAATCCGACAACCACATACGATAAGGCACTCGCTGACACTAAAGAAATTTTGAAACATGCCAAAACTATTTACGTTGACAATTATGACGAAATATTGAATAATCCTGATACAAAAGTTATGAAGTTGTTAGCTTTCGACAAGCGCCAACAAGAAGTTTTCAAACCTTTGCGTGAGGATTTGAAGTCGATAGATGATATAGTTATTACATCATCTTCACCAAATAATATTGAAATTAATAGTATTAATGCTCAAAAAGGTATCGCCCTCATGGAATACGCCAAACAAAAAGGTGTTAAGCCAGAGGAAGTTATGGCTATCGGTGATAATTTGAATGACCTATCTATGATCAAAGCAGCCGGTATTGGTGTGGCGATGAAAAACGCCGTTCCAAAGATTGCTGAAGTTGCTGATGAGCAGACTGATTCAAATGTTAACGATGGTGTTGCCAAGATTATTAATAAAGTAATTAAAAATAATAAAGCCGTGGGTAATCGTCAATGA
- a CDS encoding uracil-DNA glycosylase, whose translation MKTLIENDWQQVLSDQFDQEYYLKLHEFLKEEYETQTIYPNMYEIFQAFQWTSYSDTKVVILGQDPYHEPNQAIGCSFAVSPGVKLPPSLRNIYKELQSDVGCTPVNHGYLKAWADQGVLLLNSVLTVRRGQAYSHRGKGWEQLTDYAISALSKKGGVVFILWGNAAKSKSSLIDTSKNTIISSVHPSPLSAYHGFFGSKPFSQTNKALLRYNERVINWQLPTVVDEMEE comes from the coding sequence ATGAAAACTTTAATTGAAAATGATTGGCAACAAGTCTTATCTGACCAGTTTGACCAAGAATACTACCTTAAACTTCATGAATTCTTAAAAGAAGAATATGAAACCCAAACTATTTATCCTAATATGTACGAAATTTTCCAAGCATTTCAATGGACCTCTTATTCTGATACTAAGGTAGTTATTTTGGGACAAGATCCTTATCACGAACCCAACCAGGCAATTGGATGTAGTTTTGCAGTCAGCCCAGGTGTGAAGTTGCCACCATCACTTCGAAATATCTATAAAGAATTACAAAGTGATGTGGGATGTACACCGGTCAATCACGGTTATTTGAAAGCTTGGGCTGATCAAGGTGTCTTGTTGCTCAACTCGGTTTTAACGGTTAGAAGGGGTCAAGCATATTCTCATCGTGGGAAAGGTTGGGAACAATTGACTGATTATGCAATTTCAGCTTTATCAAAAAAAGGTGGAGTCGTATTCATTCTTTGGGGTAACGCTGCCAAGTCGAAAAGTTCTCTAATTGATACGTCCAAGAACACAATTATTAGTTCTGTACATCCAAGTCCATTATCTGCATATCATGGTTTTTTCGGATCAAAACCATTTTCTCAAACAAATAAAGCGCTTTTACGATACAATGAAAGGGTAATCAATTGGCAATTACCAACGGTTGTCGATGAAATGGAGGAATGA
- the pta gene encoding phosphate acetyltransferase — translation MDLFDSLKQKIDGKNLTVVFPEGDEPRILEAASKLNSENILKPILLGDETEIKNVAADNSLDLADIQIINPKTYSEFEDMVNAFVERRKGKNTKEQAEKMLEDNNYFGTMLVYLDKADGMVSGSVHSTGDTVRPALQIVKTAPGNSRISGAFVLQKGDERYLFSDCAININPNAQELGEIAVQAAKSAKLFDIDPKVAMLSFSTKGSAKSDEVTKVAEATKVAQELAPEIPIDGELQFDAAFVPSVGKQKAPGSKVAGNANVFVFPELEAGNIGYKIAQRFGGFDAVGPILLGLDKPISDLSRGCNADDVYKLSILTAALAL, via the coding sequence ATGGATTTATTTGATAGTTTGAAACAAAAGATTGATGGGAAGAACTTAACAGTTGTTTTCCCAGAAGGTGACGAGCCTAGAATATTAGAGGCTGCTAGTAAATTAAACAGTGAAAACATTCTTAAACCAATTTTGCTTGGTGATGAAACAGAAATTAAAAATGTTGCTGCTGATAATTCATTAGATTTAGCTGACATTCAAATCATCAATCCTAAAACATATTCTGAATTTGAAGACATGGTTAATGCCTTTGTTGAACGTCGTAAGGGTAAGAATACTAAAGAACAAGCTGAAAAAATGCTTGAAGATAACAATTACTTTGGAACAATGCTAGTATATCTTGATAAGGCAGACGGAATGGTTTCTGGATCAGTTCACTCAACTGGTGATACTGTTCGTCCTGCATTGCAAATTGTTAAAACTGCACCAGGTAATTCAAGAATTAGTGGTGCTTTCGTTTTGCAAAAGGGTGACGAGAGATACTTGTTCTCAGATTGTGCCATCAACATTAATCCTAACGCTCAAGAATTAGGTGAAATTGCAGTTCAAGCTGCTAAATCAGCTAAGTTATTCGACATCGATCCTAAGGTTGCTATGTTAAGTTTCTCAACTAAAGGTAGTGCCAAGAGTGATGAAGTAACTAAAGTTGCTGAAGCTACTAAGGTTGCGCAAGAATTAGCACCAGAAATTCCTATTGATGGTGAACTCCAATTTGATGCCGCCTTCGTTCCATCAGTTGGTAAGCAAAAAGCACCTGGTTCAAAAGTTGCCGGAAATGCTAATGTGTTCGTATTCCCAGAACTTGAAGCCGGAAATATTGGTTACAAGATTGCTCAAAGATTTGGTGGCTTTGATGCCGTTGGTCCTATTCTATTAGGTCTCGACAAGCCAATCTCTGATCTTTCACGTGGATGCAATGCTGATGATGTTTACAAGTTGTCAATCTTAACAGCTGCCCTAGCACTTTAA
- the tsaE gene encoding tRNA (adenosine(37)-N6)-threonylcarbamoyltransferase complex ATPase subunit type 1 TsaE: MQEYNLQTHSYQETEEFGKKFASLVQAGDVILLNGDLGVGKTTFTRGLARGLGIAKNVKSPTFTLIREYQDGNLPLYHMDAYRLENNPDEDLGFDEYFHGNGVTVVEWPQFIKDEVPDDHISVNVKRDGEDDRKITVKLHGDKYESRNFGEIL, translated from the coding sequence ATGCAAGAATATAATTTACAAACTCATTCATATCAAGAGACTGAAGAATTCGGTAAGAAGTTTGCTAGTTTAGTCCAGGCGGGGGATGTCATTTTATTGAATGGCGACCTTGGCGTTGGTAAAACTACTTTTACCCGTGGATTGGCTAGAGGTTTAGGCATTGCCAAGAATGTTAAGAGTCCAACTTTTACACTCATTCGCGAGTATCAAGATGGCAACTTGCCACTTTATCACATGGATGCATATCGTTTGGAAAATAATCCTGATGAAGATTTAGGATTTGACGAATATTTTCATGGTAACGGTGTGACTGTTGTCGAATGGCCACAGTTTATTAAAGATGAAGTACCTGACGACCATATCTCAGTTAACGTCAAACGTGACGGTGAAGATGATCGTAAAATCACTGTGAAATTACATGGTGACAAGTACGAAAGTAGAAACTTCGGAGAAATTTTATGA
- a CDS encoding GNAT family N-acetyltransferase → MSEELIIREAIPDDAQKLIDFLNKVSTESSFIEHDVTDNVTEDDERLSLDEIYNSAHDELMLAILGDEIIGFSRLEQLDEFESEFGIVVEKDFWNNGVGSYLTEDILAYAKESPIKKVSLEVYKNNPAAIHLYEAHGFATRSEKHKTIIMEKMV, encoded by the coding sequence ATGAGCGAAGAATTAATTATTCGGGAGGCTATTCCCGATGATGCCCAAAAGTTAATCGACTTTTTAAATAAAGTTAGTACCGAAAGTTCATTTATTGAGCATGATGTTACTGATAATGTCACGGAAGATGATGAACGACTATCCTTGGATGAAATTTATAATTCAGCTCATGATGAATTGATGTTGGCAATTCTGGGGGATGAAATCATTGGCTTTTCTAGATTAGAACAGCTTGATGAATTTGAATCCGAATTCGGAATTGTCGTTGAAAAAGATTTTTGGAATAATGGTGTCGGTTCTTATTTGACTGAAGATATTCTGGCTTATGCCAAAGAAAGTCCTATCAAAAAAGTTTCACTTGAAGTGTACAAAAATAACCCAGCCGCAATCCATTTGTATGAAGCACATGGATTTGCAACTAGGTCAGAAAAACATAAAACTATAATAATGGAAAAGATGGTTTAG
- a CDS encoding 3'-5' exonuclease, producing MNFVAMDFETANGHRTSACSLALVLVRESKIVESFYTLINPQENFSPRNIQIHHIRPSDVADAPTFDQVWPHIETLYDSSHLVAAHNASFDNSVLKGTLSNYGIYPPKFLTIDTVRTSRKFYPQLPNHKLDTVSQGLNIELNHHHNALADSIACAEILIKTEQQFGADQLKKMVKLTS from the coding sequence ATGAATTTTGTTGCTATGGATTTCGAGACCGCCAATGGTCATCGAACAAGTGCTTGTTCCCTTGCACTTGTGCTCGTTCGCGAAAGTAAAATTGTGGAAAGCTTTTATACACTCATCAATCCACAGGAAAACTTTAGCCCACGAAATATTCAAATTCACCATATTCGACCAAGTGATGTTGCTGATGCACCAACATTTGATCAAGTTTGGCCACACATTGAGACCTTGTATGACAGCTCTCATTTAGTTGCTGCTCACAATGCTAGTTTTGATAACAGTGTTTTGAAAGGTACATTAAGTAATTACGGAATTTATCCACCAAAGTTTTTAACAATTGATACCGTTAGAACTAGTCGTAAATTTTATCCACAATTACCAAATCACAAATTGGACACCGTTTCTCAAGGACTCAATATTGAATTAAATCATCATCACAACGCACTAGCAGATTCCATTGCCTGTGCCGAAATTTTGATTAAAACCGAACAACAATTTGGCGCCGACCAATTAAAAAAGATGGTTAAGCTAACTAGCTAA